The following are encoded together in the Bradyrhizobium genosp. L genome:
- a CDS encoding AzlC family ABC transporter permease → MALPPLDSPQWQTSFRAFLWGARSIGATVLTLVLFATYLGIGALAHDSGFSLLWTLASTAFVWAGPAQIIVITTLGSGATVLQSAIAVTVSAIRLFPMVVSVLPMMRTEQTKRRQLILVAHLTAVTLWVECFRFLPQVPRNRRIAFVHGLGCGLVTVCLIANTIGYTLAANLSPLLAAGMLMLTPLAFLFSTARNCRELADVVALVLGLLLFPLAAMLNSGVDILVSGVAAGTIAYGVHRVRAGTVRARA, encoded by the coding sequence GTGGCACTTCCTCCGCTCGATTCTCCGCAATGGCAGACTTCGTTCCGCGCCTTCCTGTGGGGCGCGCGGTCGATCGGGGCGACCGTGCTGACGCTGGTGCTGTTTGCGACCTATCTCGGCATCGGCGCGCTCGCGCATGATTCCGGCTTCTCGCTGCTCTGGACCCTGGCGAGCACGGCGTTCGTCTGGGCGGGGCCGGCACAGATCATCGTGATCACGACGCTTGGCTCCGGCGCCACGGTGCTGCAATCGGCAATCGCGGTGACCGTGAGCGCCATCCGGCTGTTTCCGATGGTGGTGTCGGTGCTGCCGATGATGCGCACCGAGCAGACCAAACGGCGGCAGCTCATTTTGGTCGCGCATCTCACCGCGGTCACGCTATGGGTCGAATGCTTCCGCTTCCTGCCGCAGGTGCCGCGCAACAGGCGGATCGCTTTCGTGCACGGGCTTGGCTGCGGGCTGGTCACGGTCTGTCTGATCGCCAACACGATCGGCTATACGCTCGCCGCCAATCTCTCGCCGCTGTTGGCCGCCGGCATGCTGATGCTGACGCCGCTCGCCTTCCTGTTCTCCACCGCGCGCAATTGTCGCGAGCTCGCCGACGTCGTGGCGCTGGTGCTCGGGCTCTTGCTGTTCCCGCTGGCGGCAATGCTCAACAGCGGCGTCGATATCCTGGTCAGCGGCGTCGCCGCCGGAACCATCGCTTATGGTGTCCACCGCGTGAGAGCCGGCACGGTGAGGGCACGCGCATGA
- the tsaA gene encoding tRNA (N6-threonylcarbamoyladenosine(37)-N6)-methyltransferase TrmO translates to MVREMELREGEVAVDMPAARDAGLVFIGRIRTPWTSRLETPRQGRHDGPVCRLEIFEPWIAAIKGVDFYGNLEVLYWLHQSRRDIVLQSPKNNGKTRGVFSLRTPVRPNPIGTSIVKLVGVEGNVILVRGLDCLDETPLIDVKPDRCEFTPLAPPQAGDFETE, encoded by the coding sequence ATGGTACGTGAAATGGAATTGCGCGAGGGCGAGGTCGCCGTCGATATGCCGGCAGCGCGCGATGCGGGCCTTGTCTTCATCGGCCGGATCCGCACGCCCTGGACCTCGCGGCTGGAGACGCCGCGGCAGGGGCGGCATGACGGCCCGGTGTGCCGGCTCGAGATCTTCGAGCCGTGGATTGCCGCGATCAAGGGGGTCGATTTCTACGGCAATCTCGAAGTGCTGTACTGGCTGCACCAGTCGCGCCGCGACATCGTGCTGCAAAGCCCGAAGAACAACGGCAAGACCCGCGGCGTGTTTTCGCTGCGTACACCAGTGCGTCCCAATCCGATCGGCACCTCGATCGTCAAGCTGGTCGGGGTCGAGGGCAACGTCATTCTGGTGCGCGGCCTCGATTGCCTCGACGAGACGCCGCTGATCGACGTCAAGCCGGACCGCTGTGAGTTCACGCCATTGGCCCCGCCGCAGGCCGGGGATTTCGAGACGGAGTAA
- a CDS encoding AzlD domain-containing protein, which yields MNGFIGDWHALVTLFIAGVLPNQVWRMLGLWFGGGIDESSELLVWVRAVATAILAGIIAQIVVQPPGALASIPDFLRYGAVAAGFVVFMLTQRSIFAGVIAGEIVMLTGKYWLG from the coding sequence ATGAATGGCTTCATCGGCGATTGGCATGCGCTCGTCACGCTGTTCATCGCAGGCGTTCTGCCCAACCAGGTCTGGCGCATGCTCGGCCTCTGGTTCGGCGGCGGCATCGACGAGAGCTCGGAGTTGTTGGTGTGGGTGAGGGCGGTCGCGACCGCGATCCTCGCCGGCATCATCGCCCAGATCGTGGTGCAGCCGCCGGGCGCGCTGGCGAGCATCCCGGACTTTCTGCGCTACGGCGCCGTCGCCGCGGGCTTTGTGGTCTTCATGCTGACCCAACGATCGATCTTCGCCGGCGTGATCGCAGGCGAAATCGTCATGCTCACCGGCAAATATTGGCTCGGCTGA
- a CDS encoding cell envelope integrity EipB family protein — protein MIPPFRTPSRALVQAMAVAAGLGLAHAPAALAAGGPFLAHQALYDLSLVKSRGSNAISDARGRILYNFSGNSCEGYTSEFRQVSELDSGEGKVTLSDLRSSSWEDAAGKSYRFKIDTRMNDSETAPVDGVAERVGDHISVKLTQPVKKSFDLDGNIVFPTEQIQHIIAAAKEGKSVLELTVYDGSDNGEKVYSTLSVIGRPIPGDTAPSSPDPSTANDVMKSMTRWPVTVSYYDRDAKAKDGEQTPVYAMSFELYENGVSRALVLDYNDFVISGAMDKFDVKDAKPCK, from the coding sequence ATGATCCCGCCGTTCCGGACTCCGTCGCGTGCCCTGGTCCAGGCGATGGCCGTTGCCGCAGGACTGGGACTGGCCCACGCGCCGGCGGCGTTGGCCGCGGGCGGGCCGTTCCTGGCGCATCAGGCGCTCTACGATCTCAGCCTCGTGAAGTCGCGCGGCAGCAATGCCATCAGCGATGCGCGCGGGCGCATCCTGTACAATTTCTCGGGCAATTCCTGCGAGGGCTACACCTCCGAATTCCGCCAGGTGTCGGAGCTCGACAGCGGCGAGGGCAAGGTCACGCTGTCGGATCTGCGCTCGTCGTCCTGGGAGGACGCCGCCGGCAAGAGCTACCGCTTCAAGATCGACACCCGGATGAACGACAGTGAGACCGCACCGGTCGATGGCGTCGCCGAGCGGGTCGGCGACCACATCTCCGTGAAGCTGACCCAGCCGGTGAAGAAGTCCTTCGATCTCGACGGCAACATCGTATTCCCCACCGAGCAGATCCAGCACATCATCGCCGCCGCCAAGGAAGGCAAGTCGGTGCTGGAATTGACCGTCTATGACGGCTCCGACAATGGCGAGAAGGTCTACAGCACGCTCTCGGTGATCGGCCGTCCCATCCCCGGCGACACCGCGCCGTCCTCGCCCGACCCGTCGACCGCCAACGACGTGATGAAATCGATGACGCGCTGGCCGGTGACCGTCAGCTATTACGACCGCGACGCCAAGGCCAAGGACGGCGAGCAGACGCCGGTCTATGCGATGTCGTTCGAGCTTTATGAGAACGGCGTCTCCCGCGCGCTGGTGCTCGATTACAACGATTTCGTGATCTCGGGCGCGATGGACAAGTTCGACGTCAAGGATGCCAAGCCGTGTAAGTGA
- a CDS encoding glycine/sarcosine/betaine reductase selenoprotein B family protein, with amino-acid sequence MAAPSDDQLGFAPDDDVAIGYMKRTRDYYAAIGYTTPYRWAHYTTAPFQPLTKPLNQSRVTIITTAAPFDPAKGDQDPGAKYNGGAKFYAVYDGDTSAPHDLRISHIAYDRTHTSATDSNTWFPLAQFKRLATEGRIGEVAPRFFGAPTNRSHRATIETDAPEILRRCRADGVDAAVLVPNCPVCHQTVSLVARHLEENGIPTLVMGCAKDIVEHAAVPRFLFSDFPLGNSAGKPHDVASQAFTLELALRVLETAPGPQTTVQSPLRWSEDSSWKRDYSNADALSADELARLRREFDAQKEIAKGLRVA; translated from the coding sequence ATGGCCGCACCATCGGACGATCAGCTCGGTTTCGCCCCCGACGACGACGTCGCAATCGGCTACATGAAGCGGACCCGCGATTACTACGCGGCGATCGGCTACACCACCCCTTACCGCTGGGCGCATTACACCACGGCCCCGTTCCAGCCGCTGACCAAGCCGCTCAACCAGTCGCGCGTGACCATCATCACGACCGCGGCGCCGTTCGATCCCGCCAAGGGCGACCAGGACCCTGGGGCGAAATACAATGGCGGCGCCAAGTTCTACGCGGTCTATGACGGCGATACGTCGGCGCCGCATGATTTGCGGATTTCCCATATCGCCTACGACCGCACCCACACCTCGGCCACCGACAGCAACACCTGGTTCCCACTGGCGCAGTTCAAGCGCCTCGCCACTGAGGGCCGCATCGGCGAGGTCGCCCCGCGCTTCTTCGGCGCCCCGACCAACCGCAGCCACCGCGCCACCATCGAGACCGATGCGCCGGAGATCCTCAGGCGTTGCCGCGCCGACGGCGTCGATGCCGCGGTGCTGGTGCCGAACTGCCCGGTGTGCCACCAGACCGTCAGCCTGGTGGCGCGGCATCTCGAAGAAAACGGCATCCCGACCCTGGTGATGGGCTGCGCCAAGGACATCGTCGAGCACGCCGCGGTGCCGCGCTTTTTGTTCTCGGATTTCCCGCTCGGCAATTCCGCCGGCAAGCCGCATGATGTCGCCTCGCAGGCGTTCACGCTGGAACTTGCATTGCGCGTGCTGGAGACCGCGCCTGGTCCGCAGACCACCGTGCAGTCACCGCTGCGCTGGAGCGAGGATTCCTCCTGGAAGCGCGACTACAGCAATGCCGACGCTCTGAGCGCGGACGAACTGGCGCGCCTGCGCCGCGAGTTCGACGCGCAGAAGGAGATCGCGAAGGGCCTTCGCGTCGCGTAG
- a CDS encoding transglycosylase SLT domain-containing protein — MRTALVAGLSMLAILSSPWGARADDTAPAASAPPAAEQPATPPAEKPAETPVAPQADKPAAPAEQTPPQAAEKAATPDKPADDARETDAREAMCLMIESAARANDLPLEFFARVIWQESRFQPDAVGPVTRNGQRAQGIAQFMPGTANERGLLDPFNPVQALPKSAEYLSELRNQFGNLGLAAAAYNAGPRRIQDWLGGAGYMPIETRNYVSAITGSSVDDWAAAGRNGKMPERGSTRSCRELMALLRRAPNPFVAGLEQHITLSAAKVWGVQLAAGFSRDKALAMYARAMKRLSAVIGDQDPSLLGSRLRSRGAATFYQVRIGADTRPEADALCGRIRKAGGACFVLKNRA; from the coding sequence ATGCGAACAGCCCTGGTTGCCGGACTGAGCATGCTTGCGATCCTGTCGTCGCCATGGGGGGCGCGCGCGGACGACACGGCGCCGGCCGCATCAGCGCCGCCGGCCGCAGAGCAGCCCGCGACGCCTCCCGCGGAAAAGCCTGCCGAGACACCCGTGGCGCCGCAAGCGGATAAGCCCGCAGCGCCTGCCGAGCAGACGCCGCCACAAGCGGCGGAGAAGGCCGCGACCCCCGACAAGCCTGCGGACGACGCGCGCGAGACCGACGCCCGCGAGGCGATGTGCCTGATGATCGAATCCGCGGCGCGGGCCAACGACCTGCCGCTCGAATTCTTCGCCCGCGTGATCTGGCAGGAGAGCCGTTTCCAGCCCGATGCGGTCGGCCCCGTCACCCGCAACGGCCAGCGCGCGCAGGGCATCGCGCAGTTCATGCCGGGCACGGCCAACGAGCGCGGGCTGCTCGATCCCTTCAATCCGGTGCAGGCGCTGCCGAAATCCGCCGAATATCTCAGCGAGCTGCGCAATCAATTCGGCAATCTCGGCCTTGCGGCAGCAGCCTATAATGCCGGCCCGCGCCGGATCCAGGACTGGCTCGGCGGCGCCGGCTACATGCCGATCGAGACGCGCAACTACGTTTCGGCCATCACCGGCTCCAGCGTCGACGACTGGGCCGCTGCTGGCCGCAATGGCAAGATGCCGGAGCGCGGATCGACCAGGAGCTGCCGCGAGCTGATGGCGCTGTTGCGGCGTGCGCCGAATCCGTTCGTCGCCGGGCTCGAACAGCACATCACATTGTCCGCCGCCAAGGTCTGGGGCGTGCAGCTCGCCGCCGGCTTCTCGCGCGACAAGGCGCTCGCGATGTATGCCCGCGCGATGAAGCGGCTCTCCGCCGTGATCGGCGACCAGGACCCGAGCCTGCTCGGCTCGCGCCTGCGCAGCCGCGGTGCGGCCACCTTCTACCAGGTGCGCATCGGCGCCGACACGCGCCCCGAAGCCGACGCGCTCTGCGGCCGCATCCGCAAGGCCGGCGGCGCCTGCTTCGTGCTGAAGAACCGGGCGTGA
- a CDS encoding HIT domain-containing protein: MPAYDPQNPFAKILRGEFPSYKVYEDDHVLAFLDIMPRSPGHTLVIPKAPARNILDITPDDYAHVARAAHKIAAAAMKAFEADGITVQQFNEPAGGQVVFHLHMHVMPRKDGVALLPPASQKEDGKVLEANAAKLIAALK, from the coding sequence ATGCCCGCTTACGACCCGCAAAATCCCTTCGCGAAGATCCTGCGCGGCGAATTCCCGAGCTACAAGGTCTACGAAGACGACCACGTATTGGCGTTCCTCGACATCATGCCGCGCTCGCCCGGCCACACGCTTGTCATCCCGAAGGCCCCTGCCCGCAACATCCTCGACATCACCCCCGACGACTACGCCCACGTCGCGCGCGCCGCCCACAAGATCGCCGCCGCAGCGATGAAGGCGTTCGAAGCCGACGGCATCACCGTGCAGCAGTTCAACGAACCCGCCGGCGGCCAGGTCGTATTCCATCTCCACATGCACGTGATGCCGCGCAAGGACGGCGTCGCGCTGCTGCCGCCTGCGAGCCAAAAGGAAGACGGCAAGGTGCTGGAGGCGAATGCCGCGAAGCTGATCGCGGCGCTCAAGTAA
- a CDS encoding RidA family protein, whose amino-acid sequence MSKNQHLRPSGLHHNPAYSHVVVASGARTIYISGQVSVDEEGRVVGPGDLAAQTTQVMHNLGLALKSAGATYANIVKITTFVVGYKPELRPIIGKARSVFFEGMEPPASTLVGVSALAAPEWLIEIEAVAVAD is encoded by the coding sequence ATGAGCAAGAACCAACATCTCCGCCCCAGCGGCCTGCACCACAATCCGGCCTATTCCCACGTCGTCGTCGCCTCCGGCGCGCGCACGATCTACATTTCGGGGCAAGTGTCGGTCGACGAGGAGGGACGGGTGGTCGGTCCCGGCGACCTCGCCGCGCAGACCACGCAGGTGATGCACAATCTCGGCCTGGCGCTGAAATCCGCCGGCGCCACTTACGCCAACATCGTCAAGATCACGACCTTCGTGGTCGGCTACAAGCCGGAGCTCCGTCCCATCATCGGCAAGGCGCGCTCGGTATTCTTCGAGGGCATGGAGCCGCCGGCCTCGACGCTGGTCGGCGTCTCCGCGCTCGCGGCTCCGGAATGGCTGATCGAGATCGAGGCGGTGGCGGTGGCGGATTGA
- a CDS encoding GNAT family N-acetyltransferase → MASSEITLEAVPDISDIPAAEWDACANPTPDPDSLENLDTLAGDCQAISKPAYNPFVSHAFFAAAEASNSACARTGWGPRHLVAKLDGKIVGVVPCYLKSHSQGEYVFDRGWAEAYHRAGGSYYPKLQVSVPFTPATGPRLLIRDGVDREVIGSALARGLRALCNATEASSVHVTFAREDEAKFLGAHGFLQRTDQQFHWHNDGYKTFDDFLASLNSRHRKAIKRERREAVAAGITIHHLTGADITEDAWDAFFEFYMETGSRKWGRPYLTRKFFSLIGESMSRDVLLVMAKRDGRWIAGAINFIGSDTLFGRNWGAVEHHPFLHFEVCYYQAIDFAIQRGLKVVEAGAQGEHKLARGYLPQTTHSAHFIADPGLRRAIDDYLKRERAYVEEAGRELTEAGPFRKTHEDDA, encoded by the coding sequence ATGGCATCTTCCGAAATCACCCTCGAAGCCGTCCCTGATATCAGCGACATCCCCGCCGCTGAGTGGGATGCGTGCGCCAATCCGACACCGGATCCGGACAGCCTGGAGAACCTCGACACGCTCGCAGGTGACTGCCAGGCGATCTCAAAGCCCGCCTATAACCCGTTCGTTTCGCATGCGTTTTTCGCTGCTGCCGAGGCCTCCAACTCGGCCTGCGCGCGAACCGGTTGGGGTCCGCGGCATCTGGTGGCAAAACTCGACGGCAAGATCGTCGGCGTGGTGCCCTGCTATCTGAAATCGCACTCGCAGGGCGAATACGTGTTCGACCGCGGCTGGGCCGAGGCCTATCACCGCGCCGGCGGCAGCTATTACCCGAAGCTTCAGGTCTCCGTGCCGTTCACGCCCGCGACCGGCCCGCGGCTCCTGATCCGGGACGGCGTCGACCGCGAGGTGATCGGCTCGGCACTGGCGCGCGGCCTGCGCGCGCTCTGCAACGCCACCGAGGCCTCCTCCGTGCACGTGACCTTTGCCCGCGAGGACGAGGCGAAGTTCCTGGGTGCACACGGCTTCCTGCAGCGCACCGATCAGCAGTTCCACTGGCACAATGACGGCTACAAGACCTTCGACGATTTCCTGGCCTCGCTGAACTCCCGCCACCGCAAGGCGATCAAGCGCGAGCGCCGCGAGGCAGTGGCCGCCGGCATCACCATCCACCATTTGACCGGCGCTGATATCACCGAGGACGCCTGGGACGCCTTCTTCGAGTTTTACATGGAGACCGGCTCGCGCAAATGGGGCCGGCCGTATCTGACCCGAAAATTCTTCTCGCTGATCGGCGAGAGCATGAGCCGGGACGTGCTGCTGGTGATGGCCAAGCGCGACGGACGCTGGATTGCGGGCGCGATCAACTTCATCGGCTCGGATACGCTGTTCGGCCGCAACTGGGGTGCGGTCGAGCACCACCCGTTCCTGCATTTCGAGGTCTGCTATTACCAGGCGATCGATTTCGCGATCCAGCGTGGCCTCAAGGTCGTCGAGGCCGGCGCGCAGGGTGAGCACAAGCTGGCACGCGGCTACCTGCCGCAGACCACCCACTCGGCGCACTTCATCGCCGATCCCGGGCTGCGCCGCGCGATCGACGATTATTTGAAGCGCGAGCGCGCCTATGTCGAGGAGGCCGGCCGCGAGCTCACCGAGGCCGGCCCGTTCCGCAAAACGCACGAGGACGACGCTTGA
- a CDS encoding DUF3572 domain-containing protein, translated as MKKPVHNPREVAEIVAIQALGFIAGDPERLGLFLAETGIGPETLRNAASNPQFLASVLDFVMRDDATVKAFASASELHPTNIAAAHQALNDPRWERDVP; from the coding sequence GTGAAAAAGCCTGTTCACAACCCCCGGGAAGTCGCTGAAATCGTTGCGATTCAGGCGCTGGGCTTCATCGCCGGCGATCCTGAGCGGCTGGGCCTGTTCCTGGCCGAAACCGGAATCGGTCCAGAGACGCTGCGGAACGCGGCGTCGAATCCTCAATTTCTTGCGAGCGTGCTCGATTTCGTGATGCGCGACGATGCGACCGTGAAGGCGTTCGCGAGCGCATCGGAACTGCACCCGACCAACATCGCCGCCGCACATCAGGCGCTCAACGATCCCAGATGGGAGCGCGACGTGCCGTGA
- a CDS encoding Bug family tripartite tricarboxylate transporter substrate binding protein, which translates to MRRRASSAFILAFAAILAALPARGADYPTRPIKLVVPYAAGGPTDVLGRIVGEYLGRDLKQVVVVENKAGAQGAIGAEAVARSDPDGYTLFVTAASIFVLNPLLYKKLPYQPSDLRVLAIVTDAPMIMEVNPSVPAKTIAEFVAYARKNPGKLNFGSAGTGGTVHLAGEMFKQMAGVEMTHVPYKGAGPALTDLLSGNIQLMFDTLGTALPPVKSGMLRALGVSSKERIPDLPDLPTIAESGYPDYAVSVWYGIAAPSKVPDEIAGKIKASLDRALNDETFRASLVKIGFPPLRPKSQAEIDKFVETDRARWAGVVKTLNISLD; encoded by the coding sequence ATGAGGCGGCGCGCATCATCGGCATTCATTCTCGCGTTCGCCGCCATCCTTGCGGCGCTGCCCGCACGGGGCGCCGATTATCCGACGCGTCCGATCAAGCTCGTCGTGCCCTATGCCGCGGGCGGACCGACCGATGTGCTCGGCCGTATCGTCGGCGAATATCTCGGGCGCGATCTCAAACAGGTGGTGGTGGTCGAGAACAAGGCCGGCGCGCAGGGCGCGATCGGCGCCGAGGCTGTGGCGCGCTCCGATCCCGACGGCTACACGCTGTTCGTGACGGCCGCCTCGATCTTCGTGCTCAACCCGCTGCTCTACAAGAAGCTGCCGTATCAGCCGAGCGATCTTCGCGTGCTGGCGATCGTCACCGACGCGCCGATGATCATGGAGGTGAATCCGTCGGTGCCCGCGAAGACGATCGCGGAGTTCGTCGCCTACGCCAGGAAGAATCCCGGCAAGCTCAATTTCGGATCGGCCGGCACCGGCGGCACGGTTCATCTCGCCGGCGAGATGTTCAAGCAGATGGCCGGCGTCGAGATGACCCATGTGCCCTACAAGGGCGCCGGTCCCGCGCTGACCGACCTGTTGTCCGGCAACATCCAGCTGATGTTCGACACGCTCGGCACCGCGCTGCCGCCGGTCAAGTCCGGCATGCTGCGCGCGCTCGGCGTCAGCTCAAAGGAGCGAATCCCCGATCTGCCCGATCTGCCGACGATCGCCGAGAGCGGTTATCCCGACTACGCGGTCAGCGTCTGGTATGGTATCGCTGCGCCATCGAAGGTGCCCGACGAGATCGCCGGCAAGATCAAGGCGAGCCTCGACCGGGCCTTGAATGACGAGACGTTTCGCGCTTCGCTGGTGAAGATCGGCTTCCCGCCGCTGCGCCCGAAGAGCCAGGCCGAGATCGACAAGTTTGTGGAGACCGATCGCGCGCGATGGGCGGGCGTGGTCAAGACACTGAACATATCGCTGGATTGA
- a CDS encoding DNA polymerase IV, translating into MGARRAVTSAAAASRGPLGFCRDCLGDSLGDLDIKAKRCSHCGSPRLVRHRALPTLALAHIDCDAFYATVEKRDNPEIADRPVIIGGGKRGVVSAACYIARTYGVRSAMPMFKALELCPDAAVIPPDMAKYVRVGREVRRAMQALTPLVEPLSIDEAFLDLSGTQRVHGMIPAKVLAKFARDVERDVGITVSVGLSVNKFLAKIASDLDKPRGFAALDQEEAREMLAEKPVGFIYGVGPATQEKLVQRGFRIIADLQRADETELMKQFGGEGRRLWRLARGIDDRSVVADRGAKTISSETTFETDIRDFATLERILWRLCEKTSARLKTGELSGCTITLKLKTADFRQRTRSQSIQTPTQLAAKIFAVTREMLSKEIDGTAFRLMGAGVSALRAGSQANDSDMLDRRSAHAERAIDNLRKKFGNAAVIRGIAYDGPEKSAEED; encoded by the coding sequence ATGGGAGCGCGACGTGCCGTGACCTCAGCCGCGGCAGCATCTCGCGGTCCCCTCGGTTTCTGCCGAGACTGCCTTGGCGATTCCCTCGGCGATCTCGACATCAAGGCAAAGCGATGCAGCCATTGCGGCTCGCCGCGGCTGGTGCGTCACCGCGCCCTGCCCACGCTGGCGCTGGCGCATATCGATTGCGATGCGTTCTATGCCACCGTCGAGAAGCGCGACAACCCTGAGATCGCCGACCGGCCCGTGATCATCGGCGGCGGCAAGCGCGGCGTGGTGTCGGCCGCCTGCTACATTGCCCGCACCTATGGCGTCCGCTCGGCAATGCCGATGTTCAAGGCGCTGGAACTCTGCCCCGACGCGGCCGTGATTCCGCCGGACATGGCGAAATATGTCCGGGTCGGGCGCGAGGTGCGCCGCGCCATGCAGGCGTTGACGCCGCTGGTCGAGCCGCTCTCGATCGACGAAGCCTTCCTCGATCTCTCCGGCACCCAGCGCGTGCACGGCATGATCCCTGCGAAAGTGCTGGCGAAGTTCGCGCGCGACGTCGAGCGCGACGTCGGGATCACGGTGTCGGTCGGGCTCTCCGTCAACAAGTTCCTGGCCAAGATCGCCTCCGATCTCGACAAGCCGCGCGGCTTTGCCGCGCTCGACCAGGAGGAGGCCCGCGAAATGCTCGCGGAGAAGCCGGTCGGCTTCATCTATGGCGTCGGGCCGGCGACGCAGGAGAAGCTGGTGCAGCGCGGCTTCCGCATCATCGCCGACCTCCAGCGCGCCGACGAGACCGAGCTGATGAAACAGTTCGGCGGCGAAGGCCGACGGTTGTGGCGACTCGCGCGCGGCATCGACGATCGCAGCGTCGTGGCCGATCGTGGCGCCAAGACGATCTCGAGCGAGACCACCTTCGAGACCGACATCCGCGACTTCGCGACGCTGGAGCGGATCTTGTGGCGGCTGTGCGAGAAGACCTCGGCACGGCTGAAGACCGGCGAGCTCTCCGGTTGCACCATCACGCTGAAGCTGAAGACCGCCGACTTCCGCCAGCGCACCCGCTCGCAATCGATCCAGACCCCAACCCAGCTTGCGGCAAAGATCTTCGCAGTGACGCGCGAGATGCTGTCCAAGGAGATAGACGGCACTGCCTTCCGCCTGATGGGCGCCGGTGTCAGCGCGCTGCGGGCGGGATCGCAGGCGAACGATTCCGACATGCTCGACCGCCGCTCCGCCCACGCCGAGCGCGCGATCGACAATCTGCGCAAGAAGTTCGGCAATGCCGCCGTGATCCGGGGCATTGCCTATGACGGGCCGGAGAAGAGCGCGGAGGAGGACTAA
- a CDS encoding RidA family protein — MAGTVEQKLASQGITLPEPASPVANYVPFVRTGNLLFVSGQVCYGADGKLVAKGKCGAGVSIEQGAAAAQACAINVLAQIKAALGDLDKVVRVVRLGGFINSAPDFLDGPKVMNGASDLMVAAFGDKGRHARTTVGVASLPADAAVEVEGVFEVA; from the coding sequence ATGGCGGGTACTGTCGAGCAAAAGCTGGCGTCACAGGGCATCACATTGCCCGAGCCGGCCTCCCCGGTCGCAAACTATGTGCCGTTCGTCCGCACCGGCAACCTGCTGTTCGTGTCCGGCCAGGTCTGCTACGGCGCCGACGGCAAGCTGGTCGCCAAGGGCAAATGCGGCGCCGGCGTCAGCATCGAGCAAGGCGCAGCCGCGGCGCAGGCTTGCGCGATCAACGTGCTGGCGCAGATCAAGGCCGCGCTCGGCGACCTCGACAAGGTGGTGCGCGTGGTCCGGCTTGGCGGCTTCATCAATTCCGCGCCCGACTTCCTCGACGGACCGAAGGTCATGAACGGCGCCTCCGACCTGATGGTCGCGGCCTTCGGCGACAAGGGCCGCCACGCCCGCACCACGGTCGGCGTCGCCTCGCTGCCGGCGGACGCCGCGGTGGAAGTGGAAGGCGTGTTCGAAGTCGCCTGA
- a CDS encoding glycerophosphodiester phosphodiesterase family protein has protein sequence MRAPDWLTKRPVAHRGLHDAARGIIENMPAAANAAIAGNFAIECDIQLTADGEAMVHHDDALGRLTEGSGALLTKTAAELKAVQFKGTPERMMTLGDLCTLVAGRVPLVVEVKSHFDGDRKLAQRMAEVFASYSGPVVGMSFDPDQVLALREIMPKLPRGITAQRSYDDSSWTKLTPAQRDGMLHLRHGFRTEPHFVAFWVNQLPAPAPWIARRIFGCPLLAWTVRTAEQRERAARYADQMIFEGFVPGT, from the coding sequence ATGCGCGCCCCGGATTGGCTGACGAAGCGGCCGGTAGCCCATCGCGGCCTGCATGATGCCGCCCGCGGCATCATCGAGAACATGCCGGCTGCGGCCAACGCTGCGATCGCGGGCAATTTCGCCATCGAATGCGATATCCAGCTCACTGCCGACGGCGAGGCGATGGTGCATCACGACGATGCGCTCGGCCGCCTCACCGAGGGCTCCGGCGCGCTGCTGACCAAGACCGCGGCCGAGTTGAAGGCGGTGCAGTTCAAGGGCACGCCCGAGCGGATGATGACGCTCGGCGACCTCTGCACGCTGGTCGCCGGCCGCGTGCCGCTGGTCGTCGAGGTGAAGAGCCACTTTGACGGCGATCGCAAGCTGGCGCAGCGGATGGCGGAGGTATTCGCCTCCTATTCCGGTCCGGTGGTCGGCATGTCGTTTGATCCCGACCAGGTGCTGGCGCTGCGCGAGATCATGCCAAAGCTGCCGCGCGGCATCACCGCCCAGCGCAGCTATGACGACAGCTCCTGGACCAAGCTGACGCCGGCGCAGCGCGACGGCATGCTTCACTTGCGGCACGGCTTCCGCACCGAGCCGCATTTCGTCGCCTTCTGGGTCAACCAGCTCCCGGCGCCGGCGCCCTGGATTGCGCGCCGCATCTTCGGCTGCCCGCTGCTGGCCTGGACCGTGCGGACGGCGGAACAGCGCGAGCGCGCCGCGCGCTACGCCGATCAGATGATTTTCGAGGGGTTTGTTCCGGGAACCTGA